From Drosophila nasuta strain 15112-1781.00 chromosome X, ASM2355853v1, whole genome shotgun sequence, one genomic window encodes:
- the LOC132797252 gene encoding uncharacterized protein LOC132797252, translating into MSNLWGKCVIKFFKYAPSYVVCLCFLPAGFIFGYTICAFIAERHLDANLIDYGPLILGASLTLFAALCFLLLKYLKKCIIYWQPLLLIGTGVFNLIASCFYFADGYDHVGAYMSYVAHSLTFVAGYGFLLTISSKDSRALLISGCCSCYLMGMASAVSLIGAAYVQNLEENAGQTVTPEQAIDGIYVNFAATYLSISAVMLAIVIGLKVLHVLGTVDTSNSLDNELRIANANGSIFEPRADVIKRLQFFYVTKNQQWHVTFLLLFTEAIQFALFIYLVFWFALNDAVRLNDLAHVDAMFWVIFGGSVLALICLRFVSAKVQFVSTQLLMLLITVLGMIIYGTTGSKVTFWFLLVLFGLAYSSQQIVLLEVTHLRFTECIIFASYTLKLVSTSVVYYYFVANTSNSYFYARDENTLMAQGFVFMIITALVALVVGMKVPRTHRIKLLDIQYEVYGIIFMKHQIEQLNVRWLNDGTIPTISQ; encoded by the exons ATGTCGAATTTATGGGGCAAATGTGTGATCAAGTTCTTTAAATACGCACCCAGCTATGTGG TTTGCTTGTGCTTTCTGCCCGCTGGCTTCATCTTTGGCTACACGATTTGTGCGTTCATCGCTGAGCGACATCTCGATGCCAATCTCATTGACTATGGACCCTTGATCTTGGGCGCTAGCTTGACTCTGTTCGCAGCTCTTTGCTTTCTGCTGCTCAAGTATCTGAAGAAATGCATCATCTACTGGCAGCCACTGTTGCTCATTGGCACTGGAGTCTTCAATCTGATTGCCAGTTGCTTCTACTTTGCCGATGGATATG ATCACGTGGGCGCCTATATGTCGTATGTGGCGCACAGTCTGACCTTCGTTGCCGGCTATGGATTCCTGCTCACGATCAGCTCAAAGGACAGTCGCGCTCTGCTCATCTccggctgctgcagctgctatCTGATGGGCATGGCCTCGGCTGTGAGTTTGATTGGCGCCGCCTATGTGCAGAATCTGGAGGAGAACGCGGGTCAAACGGTGACGCCGGAGCAGGCCATCGATGGCATCTATGTGAACTTTGCTGCCACATATCTCTCCATCTCGGCCGTGATGCTGGCCATCGTCATTGGCCTCAAAGTGCTGCATGTCCTGGGCACTGTGGACACCAGCAATAGTCTGGACAATGAGCTGCGcattgccaatgccaatggcaGCATATTTGAGCCGCGTGCCGATGTCATCAAGCGGCTGCAGTTCTTCTACGTGACCAAGAATCAGCAGTGGCACGTCACGTTCCTGCTCCTCTTCACCGAGGCCATTCAATTCGCTCTGTTCATCTATTTGGTCTTCTGGTTTGCGTTGAACGATGCCGTGCGCTTGAATGATTTGGCCCATGTGGATGCCATGTTTTGGGTGATCTTTGGGGGCAGCGTCTTGGCGCTCATTTGTCTGCGCTTCGTCTCCGCCAAGGTGCAATTTGTGAGCACacagctgctgatgctgctgatcACGGTGCTGGGCATGATCATCTATGGGACGACGGGGTCGAAAGTGACATTTTGGTTTCTGCTCGTGCTCTTCGGCCTCGCGTATTCCAGCCAGCAGATTGTGCTGCTCGAGGTGACGCATCTGCGCTTCACGGAGTGCATCATCTTTGCCTCCTACACGCTCAAGTTGGTCAGCACCAGTGTggtgtattattattttgtggcCAACACGAGCAACTCGTATTTCTACGCCCGCGATGAGAACACGCTGATGGCCCAGGGATTTGTGTTCATGATCATCACGGCCCTGGTCGCGTTGGTGGTGGGCATGAAGGTTCCGCGGACGCATCGCATCAAGTTGCTGGACATACAGTATGAGGTGTATGGCATTATCTTCATGAAGCATCAGATTGAGCAGCTAAATGTGCGTTGGCTTAACGATGGCACCATACCGACCATTAGCCAATGA
- the LOC132797254 gene encoding protein-lysine N-methyltransferase EEF2KMT translates to MDDSNKFAKLHQQFLCCYPINKMAWSTLKLPMELEEQRALIAATCGHELNQFFPVRRSYQEAFVKRLLQLLKDHEDLHDDIFDSMCGQLAKASLDDAASDATSSSTTTSSYAYKHYVLQPGQHITLRESNSFVSEGTTGLCTWEAALALADYLLQHANLLAGKHVLELGAGAGLLGILLKHRSLQLQVGQVLLTDGSAPCVQLMRHNIALNFKDLDDVVATPQCAELRWNRVAQFEWSKYAIPDLLLAADVVYDETQFEWLLQALDYIFDLAQNRCQMLLASTVRNVDTLHKFMVKLEEHHYQVTPCANVSACASHFCRDHTAAVQIVCIKR, encoded by the exons ATGGACGACAGCAACAAGTTTGCCAAACTACATCAGCAGTTTCTCTGCTGTTATCCGATTAACAAAATGGCCTGGTCG ACACTGAAACTGCCTATGGAGCTGGAGGAACAACGTGCTCTCATTGCGGCGACCTGCGGACACGAGTTGAACCAGTTCTTCCCGGTGCGGCGCAGCTACCAGGAGGCGTTTGTGaagcggctgctgcagctgctcaaGGATCACGAGGATTTGCACGACGATATCTTCGACAGTATGTGCGGTCAGCTGGCGAAAGCGAGTCTAGACGATGCTGCCAGCGATGCCACTTCCAGTTCAACGACCACCTCCAGCTATGCCTACAAACATTATGTGCTGCAGCCGGGACAACACATCACGCTGCGGGAATCCAATAGCTTTGTCAGCGAAGGCACCACAGGGCTCTGCACCTGGGAGGCAGCTTTAGCTCTCGCCGATTATCTGCTGCAACATGCCAATCTGTTGGCAGGCAAACACGTGCTGGAGTTGGGCGCTGGCGCCGGATTGTTGGGCATACTGCTGAAGCATCGCTCGCTGCAACTCCAGGTGGGTCAAGTGCTGCTCACCGATGGCAGCGCTCCTTGCGTCCAGTTGATGCGCCACAACATTGCCTTAAATTTCAAGGATCTGGACGATGTGGTCGCAACGCCACAGTGCGCTGAACTGCGCTGGAATCGCGTGGCACAGTTTGAGTGGTCCAAGTATGCGATACCCGATCTTCTGCTGGCCGCCGATGTCGTCTACGATGAGACGCAGTTCGAGTGGCTGCTGCAGGCGCTGGATTACATCTTTGATCTGGCCCAGAATCGCTGTCAAATGCTGTTGGCCAGCACAGTGCGCAACGTGGACACGCTGCACAAGTTCATGGTGAAGCTGG AGGAGCATCATTATCAGGTGACGCCGTGCGCCAATGTGTCGGCTTGTGCTAGCCACTTTTGTCGGGATCACACGGCTGCTGTGCAAATCGTGTGCATTAAACGTTAG
- the LOC132796219 gene encoding septin-5 isoform X2, with the protein MSKTPSFDKDRDYIGFATLPEQVHRKSVKRGFEFTLMVVGESGLGKSTLINSLFLGDLYKNRQMPNVEERIEKTTRVEKKTMDIEERGVRLRLTVVDTPGFGDAINCEDSWRVCTQYIDEQFRQYFTDESGLNRRNIQDNRVHCCLYFVPPWGHSLRQMDLDLIRRLHRKVNIVLVIGKADCLNKTEVRKLKERILQDLEDNHIQLYQFPECDSDEDDDFKQQDRELKASIPFAVVGSNTILEVAGKKVRGRQYPWGVVNVEDAEHSDFIKLRTFLISTHMQDLKDTTQDVHYENFRAQCISQISQHALRERGKLKRDSISSTNGFDAAISETDRLLLQKDEEIRRMQDMLTQMQEKLKQTHLMEMKKNDSVIDV; encoded by the exons ATGT CAAAGACACCGTCATTTGACAAGGATCGGGATTACATTGGCTTTGCCACGCTGCCAGAGCAAGTGCATCGCAAGTCGGTGAAGCGTGGCTTCGAGTTCACATTGATGGTCGTCGGAGAGTCCGGACTGGGCAAATCGACGCTCATCAACAGCCTGTTCCTCGGGGATCTGTACAAGAACCGTCAGATGCCCAATGTGGAGGAGCGCATCGAGAAGACAACGCGCGTCGAAAAGAAGACCATGGACATCGAGGAGCGTGGAGTACGATTGCGTCTTACGGTCGTCGATACACCTGGCTTCGGGGATGCCATCAATTGTGAGGATAGCTGGCGTGTCTGCACGCAGTACATCGATGAGCAGTTCCGTCAGTATTTCACCGATGAGAGCGGCCTCAATCGCCGCAACATCCAGGACAATCGTGTCCATTGCTGCCTCTACTTTGTCCCTCCCTGGGGTCACAG CTTGCGGCAAATGGACTTGGATCTGATTAGGCGACTGCATCGCAAGGTGAACATTGTGCTGGTCATTGGCAAGGCGGATTGTCTGAACAAAACGGAGGTGCGCAAGCTGAAGGAGCGCATACTGCAGGATCTCGAGGACAATCACATACAGTTGTATCAGTTTCCCGAATGCGATTCCGATGAAGATGACGATTTCAAGCAGCAGGATCGCGAGCTCAAGGCATCGATACCCTTTGCTGTTGTCGGCAGCAATACCATACTCGAGGTGGCTGGCAAGAAGGTGCGCGGACGTCAATATCCTTGGGGCGTTGTCAATGTCGAGGATGCCGAGCACAGTGATTTTATCAAGCTGCGCACATTCCTTATATCCACGCACATGCAGGACCTCAAGGACACTACACAG gATGTGCACTACGAGAACTTTCGGGCACAGTGCATCTCACAGATATCGCAGCATGCGCTGCGTGAACGTGGCAAGTTGAAGCGCGATTCGATTAGCTCAACGAATGGATTCGATGCGGCCATTTCGGAAACGGATCGCTTGCTTTTGCAGAAGGACGAGGAGATCCGACGCATGCAGGACATGCTCACGCAAATGCAGGAGAAGCTCAAGCAGACGCATCTCATGGAGATGAAGAAGAATGATAGCGTCATCGATGTCTAA
- the LOC132797255 gene encoding histone H3.3A-like, whose protein sequence is MARTKQTARKSTGGKAPRKQLATKAARKSAPSSGGVKKPHRYRPGTVALREIRRYQKSTELLIRKLPFQRLVREIAQDFKTDLRFQSAAIGALQEASEAYLVGLFEDTNLCAIHAKRVTIMPKDIQLARRIRGERA, encoded by the exons ATGGCTCGTACCAAGCAGACAGCTCGTAAATCAACTGGAGGTAAAGCTCCTCGCAAGCAGCTGGCTACCAAGGCTGCCCGTAAGTCGGCGCCATCTAGCGGTGGAGTTAAGAAGCCCCATCGTTATCGTCCTGGTACCGTCGCTCTTCGTGAGATCCGTCGTTACCAGAAGTCCACTGAGTTGCTTATCCGCAAGCTGCCCTTCCAGCGTTTGGTGCGTGAAATCGCCCAGGATTTCAAGACCGATTTGCGTTTCCAGTCGGCTGCCATTGGCGCCCTGCAG GAAGCATCTGAGGCCTATTTGGTTGGCTTGTTTGAGGACACCAACTTGTGCGCCATTCACGCCAAGCGTGTGACCATTATGCCCAAGGATATTCAGTTGGCGCGTCGCATTCGTGGCGAGCGTGCTTAA
- the LOC132796219 gene encoding septin-5 isoform X1: MKQQQSTPPPLPQSQPPSLSQAGGAAAAEGSVVANAISSLNGNNNNNNSIDATTKTRPPLYPKPKTPSFDKDRDYIGFATLPEQVHRKSVKRGFEFTLMVVGESGLGKSTLINSLFLGDLYKNRQMPNVEERIEKTTRVEKKTMDIEERGVRLRLTVVDTPGFGDAINCEDSWRVCTQYIDEQFRQYFTDESGLNRRNIQDNRVHCCLYFVPPWGHSLRQMDLDLIRRLHRKVNIVLVIGKADCLNKTEVRKLKERILQDLEDNHIQLYQFPECDSDEDDDFKQQDRELKASIPFAVVGSNTILEVAGKKVRGRQYPWGVVNVEDAEHSDFIKLRTFLISTHMQDLKDTTQDVHYENFRAQCISQISQHALRERGKLKRDSISSTNGFDAAISETDRLLLQKDEEIRRMQDMLTQMQEKLKQTHLMEMKKNDSVIDV; this comes from the exons ATGAAGCAACAACAGTCGACGCCGCCTCcgctgccgcagtcgcagccgccgtcgctgtcgcaagctggaggagcagcagcagctgaggGCAGCGTCGTGGCCAATGCGATCAGCAGTCttaatggcaacaacaataacaacaacagcattgatgcaacaacaaaaacacggCCACCCCTTTATCCCAAAc CAAAGACACCGTCATTTGACAAGGATCGGGATTACATTGGCTTTGCCACGCTGCCAGAGCAAGTGCATCGCAAGTCGGTGAAGCGTGGCTTCGAGTTCACATTGATGGTCGTCGGAGAGTCCGGACTGGGCAAATCGACGCTCATCAACAGCCTGTTCCTCGGGGATCTGTACAAGAACCGTCAGATGCCCAATGTGGAGGAGCGCATCGAGAAGACAACGCGCGTCGAAAAGAAGACCATGGACATCGAGGAGCGTGGAGTACGATTGCGTCTTACGGTCGTCGATACACCTGGCTTCGGGGATGCCATCAATTGTGAGGATAGCTGGCGTGTCTGCACGCAGTACATCGATGAGCAGTTCCGTCAGTATTTCACCGATGAGAGCGGCCTCAATCGCCGCAACATCCAGGACAATCGTGTCCATTGCTGCCTCTACTTTGTCCCTCCCTGGGGTCACAG CTTGCGGCAAATGGACTTGGATCTGATTAGGCGACTGCATCGCAAGGTGAACATTGTGCTGGTCATTGGCAAGGCGGATTGTCTGAACAAAACGGAGGTGCGCAAGCTGAAGGAGCGCATACTGCAGGATCTCGAGGACAATCACATACAGTTGTATCAGTTTCCCGAATGCGATTCCGATGAAGATGACGATTTCAAGCAGCAGGATCGCGAGCTCAAGGCATCGATACCCTTTGCTGTTGTCGGCAGCAATACCATACTCGAGGTGGCTGGCAAGAAGGTGCGCGGACGTCAATATCCTTGGGGCGTTGTCAATGTCGAGGATGCCGAGCACAGTGATTTTATCAAGCTGCGCACATTCCTTATATCCACGCACATGCAGGACCTCAAGGACACTACACAG gATGTGCACTACGAGAACTTTCGGGCACAGTGCATCTCACAGATATCGCAGCATGCGCTGCGTGAACGTGGCAAGTTGAAGCGCGATTCGATTAGCTCAACGAATGGATTCGATGCGGCCATTTCGGAAACGGATCGCTTGCTTTTGCAGAAGGACGAGGAGATCCGACGCATGCAGGACATGCTCACGCAAATGCAGGAGAAGCTCAAGCAGACGCATCTCATGGAGATGAAGAAGAATGATAGCGTCATCGATGTCTAA